One window from the genome of Streptomyces sp. NBC_01476 encodes:
- the tsaE gene encoding tRNA (adenosine(37)-N6)-threonylcarbamoyltransferase complex ATPase subunit type 1 TsaE — MGTPHDPYEAGSAPDAPVVRITVRDPGRMHELGRRLATLLTPGDLVLLSGELGAGKTTLTRGLGEGLGVRGAVTSPTFVIARVHPSLGAGPALVHVDAYRLSGGLDEMEDLDLDVSLPESVVVVEWGDGKVEDLSDARLHVVIARTAGGDEPARGAGAEGAEGADDADDADDVREVTVTGVGPRWAKEDLTALEV; from the coding sequence ATGGGCACACCGCACGACCCGTACGAAGCCGGCTCCGCGCCGGACGCCCCCGTCGTCCGGATCACCGTCCGGGATCCGGGGCGCATGCACGAGCTGGGGCGGCGGCTCGCCACCCTGCTGACCCCCGGCGACCTGGTCCTGCTCAGTGGTGAGCTGGGCGCGGGCAAGACCACGCTGACCCGCGGTCTGGGCGAGGGGCTGGGGGTGCGCGGCGCCGTCACCTCGCCGACCTTCGTCATCGCCCGGGTCCATCCCTCGCTCGGCGCCGGGCCGGCGCTGGTCCATGTGGACGCGTACCGGCTCAGCGGCGGCCTGGACGAGATGGAGGACCTGGACCTCGATGTGTCGCTGCCGGAGTCGGTGGTGGTCGTGGAGTGGGGTGACGGCAAGGTCGAGGACCTGTCGGACGCGCGGCTGCATGTCGTCATCGCCCGTACGGCGGGTGGGGACGAGCCGGCGCGGGGTGCGGGTGCGGAGGGTGCGGAGGGTGCTGACGACGCTGACGACGCTGACGACGTGCGTGAGGTGACGGTGACCGGCGTCGGGCCCCGCTGGGCCAAGGAGGATCTGACCGCGCTGGAGGTGTGA
- a CDS encoding L,D-transpeptidase, with protein sequence MARTARTAQLSSRTLVTALVAAALIAVGVLAEEASGTAPSPAAVAARTNQKSRPAGGAARGPAQQGLPLHSGSGERVVYSLRRHRVWLVDDEEQVVRTFTVVGGTVEPALGSHRVFARRSKGRGGDGAAVEHVVLFAETDGKNIGFSAAADGSLDRPDPAKRTTAVRTTRADADAVWVQATIGTTVEVVK encoded by the coding sequence GTGGCGAGGACGGCAAGGACGGCGCAACTCTCATCCCGCACCCTGGTCACCGCGCTGGTCGCGGCGGCGCTGATCGCGGTGGGGGTGCTGGCGGAGGAGGCGTCGGGCACGGCCCCGTCGCCGGCCGCGGTCGCGGCCAGGACGAACCAGAAGTCCCGCCCGGCCGGCGGCGCCGCCCGCGGGCCGGCCCAGCAGGGGCTCCCGCTGCATTCCGGCTCCGGCGAGCGCGTGGTCTACAGCCTCCGGCGCCACCGGGTGTGGCTGGTGGACGACGAGGAGCAGGTGGTGCGGACCTTCACGGTGGTGGGCGGCACGGTGGAGCCGGCGCTCGGCAGCCACCGGGTCTTCGCGCGCCGCTCAAAGGGACGGGGCGGCGACGGGGCGGCGGTCGAGCACGTGGTGCTCTTCGCCGAGACCGACGGCAAGAACATCGGCTTCAGCGCGGCGGCCGACGGCTCCCTCGACCGCCCCGACCCGGCCAAACGGACGACCGCCGTCCGGACAACCCGCGCGGACGCGGACGCGGTATGGGTCCAGGCGACCATCGGCACGACAGTGGAGGTCGTGAAGTAG
- the tsaB gene encoding tRNA (adenosine(37)-N6)-threonylcarbamoyltransferase complex dimerization subunit type 1 TsaB, with protein MLLLAFDTATPAVTAALHDGERVLAESTVVDARRHGELLVPAVDRVLTAAGAVISQVTGVVVGVGPGPYTGLRVGLVTAAAFGDALGVPVHGVCTLDGLAWAAGEAGLDGPFTVATDARRKEVYWARYDGPRHRVTEPAVNRPADIADDVAGLPAVGAGAHLYPEVFTDHRPDPAHQSAGALAALAVHRLATGEPFAPALPLYLRRPDAQVPAGYKAVLPR; from the coding sequence GTGCTGCTGCTTGCCTTCGACACCGCCACGCCCGCCGTCACCGCCGCCCTGCACGACGGGGAGCGGGTGCTCGCCGAGTCGACCGTCGTCGACGCGCGCCGGCACGGCGAACTCCTGGTGCCCGCCGTCGACCGCGTGCTGACCGCCGCCGGCGCGGTGATCTCGCAGGTCACCGGCGTGGTGGTGGGCGTCGGCCCGGGCCCGTACACCGGGCTGCGGGTCGGTCTGGTGACCGCCGCCGCCTTCGGTGACGCGCTCGGCGTCCCCGTGCACGGCGTCTGCACCCTGGACGGCCTGGCCTGGGCGGCCGGCGAGGCCGGACTCGACGGCCCCTTCACCGTCGCCACCGACGCCCGGCGCAAAGAGGTGTACTGGGCGCGGTACGACGGCCCCCGCCACCGGGTCACCGAACCCGCGGTGAACCGCCCGGCCGACATCGCCGACGACGTCGCGGGCCTCCCCGCGGTCGGCGCCGGCGCGCACCTGTACCCCGAGGTCTTCACCGACCACCGCCCGGACCCGGCCCACCAGTCGGCCGGCGCGCTGGCCGCGCTCGCCGTCCACCGGCTGGCCACCGGCGAGCCGTTCGCCCCCGCCCTGCCGCTCTACCTGCGCCGCCCCGACGCCCAGGTGCCCGCGGGGTACAAGGCGGTACTGCCGCGGTGA
- the rimI gene encoding ribosomal protein S18-alanine N-acetyltransferase gives MRWWDLDAVTALEHDLFPEDAWSRGMFWSELADAGHPAASRRYVVAERAADGRIVGYAGLAAVAGTGDVQTIAAARDHWGTGLGARLLTELLRTATAAECHEVLLEVRVDNPRAQRLYRRFGFEPIGFRKGYYQPGNVDALVMRLADPASTMTAGEPADPGDVEEIHG, from the coding sequence ATGCGCTGGTGGGACCTGGACGCCGTCACCGCGCTGGAACACGACCTCTTCCCCGAGGACGCGTGGTCCCGCGGCATGTTCTGGTCCGAGCTCGCGGACGCCGGGCACCCGGCGGCGAGCCGGCGCTACGTCGTGGCCGAGCGGGCCGCGGACGGCCGGATCGTCGGCTACGCCGGGCTCGCCGCGGTGGCCGGCACCGGCGACGTGCAGACCATCGCCGCCGCCCGCGACCACTGGGGCACCGGCCTCGGCGCCCGGCTGCTCACCGAGCTGCTGCGGACCGCGACCGCCGCCGAGTGCCACGAGGTGCTGCTGGAGGTCCGGGTCGACAACCCGCGGGCCCAGCGGCTCTACCGGCGCTTCGGCTTCGAACCCATCGGCTTCCGCAAGGGCTACTACCAGCCGGGCAATGTGGACGCCCTGGTGATGCGGCTGGCCGACCCCGCTTCCACCATGACCGCCGGCGAACCGGCCGACCCCGGAGACGTAGAAGAGATCCATGGCTGA
- the tsaD gene encoding tRNA (adenosine(37)-N6)-threonylcarbamoyltransferase complex transferase subunit TsaD, whose amino-acid sequence MADEPLVLGIETSCDETGVGVVRGHTLLADAVASSVDEHARYGGVVPEVASRAHLEAMVPTIQRALKQAGVSARDLDGIAVTAGPGLAGALLVGVSAAKAYAYALGKPLYGVNHLASHICVDQLEHGALPEPTMALLVSGGHSSLLLAPDITGDVRPLGATIDDAAGEAFDKVARVLGLGFPGGPVIDRYAREGDPKAIAFPRGLTGGRDPLYDFSFSGLKTAVARWVEARRRDGQEVPVADVAASFQEAVVDVLTRKAIRACKDNGVDHLMIGGGVAANSRLRSLALERCEDAGIRLRVPRPGLCTDNGAMVAALGAEMVARGRAASTLDLPADSSLPVTEVSVPGHTHEVHGSVRSHDHVHELSKDNLYG is encoded by the coding sequence ATGGCTGACGAACCCCTTGTCCTGGGCATCGAGACCTCGTGCGACGAGACCGGTGTCGGCGTCGTGCGCGGGCACACCCTGCTCGCCGACGCGGTCGCCTCCAGCGTCGACGAGCACGCCCGTTACGGCGGTGTCGTGCCCGAGGTGGCCAGCCGCGCCCACCTGGAGGCGATGGTCCCCACCATCCAGCGCGCCCTGAAGCAGGCCGGGGTGAGCGCCCGCGACCTCGACGGCATCGCGGTGACCGCGGGCCCGGGCCTTGCGGGCGCGCTGCTGGTCGGGGTGTCGGCGGCCAAGGCGTACGCGTACGCCCTCGGCAAGCCGCTCTACGGGGTGAACCACCTCGCCTCGCACATCTGCGTGGACCAGCTGGAGCACGGCGCGCTGCCCGAGCCGACGATGGCGCTGCTGGTCTCCGGCGGCCACTCGTCGCTGCTGCTGGCGCCCGACATCACCGGCGACGTACGGCCGCTCGGCGCGACCATCGACGACGCGGCCGGCGAGGCGTTCGACAAGGTGGCCCGCGTGCTCGGGCTCGGCTTCCCCGGCGGCCCGGTGATCGACCGGTACGCCCGCGAGGGCGACCCGAAGGCCATCGCCTTCCCGCGCGGCCTGACCGGCGGCCGTGACCCGCTCTACGACTTCTCCTTCTCCGGCCTGAAGACCGCCGTCGCCCGCTGGGTCGAGGCGCGCCGCCGCGACGGGCAGGAGGTGCCGGTCGCCGATGTGGCCGCGTCCTTCCAGGAGGCGGTGGTGGACGTGCTGACCCGCAAGGCGATCAGGGCGTGCAAGGACAACGGCGTCGACCACCTGATGATCGGCGGCGGGGTGGCGGCCAACTCCCGGCTGCGGTCGCTGGCGCTGGAGCGGTGCGAGGACGCGGGCATCCGGCTGCGGGTGCCGCGGCCGGGGCTGTGCACCGACAACGGCGCGATGGTCGCGGCCCTGGGCGCCGAGATGGTGGCCCGCGGGCGGGCCGCCTCCACGCTCGACCTGCCGGCCGACTCCTCGCTGCCGGTGACCGAGGTGTCGGTGCCGGGGCACACGCACGAGGTTCACGGGTCCGTCCGATCGCACGATCATGTGCACGAGTTGAGCAAGGACAACCTCTACGGATGA
- a CDS encoding class I SAM-dependent methyltransferase: MDVEEFAGLLGPEGQTVLEAVRGHTPSGELAAATRLRRTHAPRLVAAAMTQARLRQRAAAKFGAEDAARMYFTANGVEQATRTSVAAHRAARFRRLGVRRLADLCGGIGGDAIALARAGIDVLAVDRDPLTCAVARANAEALGLADRIEVRCADVTEVDTTGYDAVFADPARRTGRGRTFDPEAYSPPLSWALAAARTAPFAAVKVAPGIPHEAVPADAEAEWVSDHGDVKEAALWFGTAPGAVRATLLPSGDALRAAEPPQAPPVRAVGRFLYEPDGAVIRAHLVATVARQLDGGLIDPTIAYVTADALAPTPWATAYEIGDVLPFGMKRLKALLREREVGNLTVKKRGSAVEPEEVRRQVKPRGPNAATVFLTRVAGAPTMLIGRPAQGS, from the coding sequence GTGGATGTTGAGGAGTTCGCCGGGTTGCTCGGGCCCGAAGGGCAGACCGTGCTGGAGGCAGTCCGGGGGCACACCCCCTCCGGTGAGCTCGCGGCAGCGACCCGGCTGCGGCGCACGCACGCCCCCCGCCTGGTGGCCGCCGCCATGACACAGGCACGGCTGCGGCAGCGCGCCGCCGCCAAGTTCGGGGCCGAGGACGCCGCCCGGATGTACTTCACCGCGAACGGCGTCGAACAGGCCACCCGCACCAGCGTGGCCGCCCACCGGGCCGCCCGCTTCCGCCGGCTCGGCGTGCGCCGGCTCGCCGACCTGTGCGGCGGCATCGGCGGCGACGCCATCGCACTGGCCCGGGCCGGCATCGACGTGCTGGCCGTCGACCGCGACCCGCTGACCTGCGCGGTGGCCCGCGCCAACGCCGAGGCACTGGGCCTGGCCGACCGGATCGAGGTGCGGTGCGCGGACGTCACCGAGGTGGACACCACCGGCTACGACGCGGTGTTCGCCGACCCGGCGCGCCGCACCGGGCGGGGCCGGACCTTCGACCCCGAGGCGTACTCCCCGCCGCTCTCCTGGGCGCTCGCCGCGGCCCGTACGGCACCCTTCGCCGCGGTGAAGGTGGCCCCCGGCATCCCGCACGAGGCCGTACCGGCGGACGCCGAGGCGGAGTGGGTGTCGGACCACGGCGACGTGAAGGAGGCCGCGCTGTGGTTCGGCACCGCGCCCGGCGCCGTACGGGCCACCCTGCTGCCCTCAGGAGACGCGCTGCGGGCCGCCGAGCCGCCGCAGGCCCCACCGGTCCGGGCGGTCGGCCGCTTCCTCTACGAGCCCGACGGCGCGGTCATCAGGGCCCATCTGGTGGCCACCGTGGCACGGCAGCTGGACGGCGGACTGATCGACCCCACCATCGCGTACGTGACCGCCGACGCGCTCGCCCCCACGCCCTGGGCGACGGCGTACGAGATCGGTGACGTCCTGCCGTTCGGCATGAAACGGCTCAAGGCGCTGCTGCGGGAGCGCGAAGTGGGCAATCTGACGGTGAAGAAGCGCGGCTCCGCGGTGGAGCCGGAGGAGGTACGGCGCCAGGTCAAACCGCGGGGCCCGAACGCTGCGACCGTCTTCCTGACCCGGGTGGCAGGCGCGCCCACGATGCTCATCGGGCGCCCCGCGCAAGGGAGTTGA
- the groES gene encoding co-chaperone GroES, which translates to MTTASTKVAIKPLEDRIVVQPLDAEQTTASGLVIPDTAKEKPQEGVVLAVGPGRFEDGNRLPLDVSVGDVVLYSKYGGTEVKYNGEEYLVLSARDVLAIIEK; encoded by the coding sequence GTGACGACCGCCAGCACCAAGGTTGCCATCAAGCCGCTTGAGGACCGCATTGTGGTCCAGCCGCTGGATGCCGAGCAGACCACGGCCTCCGGCCTGGTCATTCCGGACACCGCCAAGGAGAAGCCCCAGGAGGGCGTCGTCCTGGCCGTGGGTCCGGGCCGTTTCGAGGACGGCAACCGCCTGCCGCTCGACGTCTCCGTCGGGGACGTCGTGCTCTACAGCAAGTACGGCGGCACCGAGGTGAAGTACAACGGCGAGGAGTACCTCGTCCTCTCGGCGCGCGACGTCCTCGCGATCATCGAGAAGTAA
- the groL gene encoding chaperonin GroEL (60 kDa chaperone family; promotes refolding of misfolded polypeptides especially under stressful conditions; forms two stacked rings of heptamers to form a barrel-shaped 14mer; ends can be capped by GroES; misfolded proteins enter the barrel where they are refolded when GroES binds): protein MAKILKFDEDARRALERGVNKLADTVKVTIGPKGRNVVIDKKFGAPTITNDGVTIAREVELDDPYENLGAQLVKEVATKTNDIAGDGTTTATVLAQALVREGLRNVAAGASPAALKKGIDAAVKAVSEELLSSARAIEGKEDIAAVAALSAQDKQVGELIAEAMDKVGKDGVITVEESNTMGLDLDFTEGMAFDKGYLSPYFVTDQERMEAVLDDPYILVHQGKISSIQDLLPLLEKIIQAGGSKPLLIIAEDVEGEALSTLVVNKIRGTFNAVAVKAPGFGDRRKAMLGDIATLTGATVIAEEVGLKLDQAGLDLLGTARRVTVTKDDTTIVDGAGDKAEIEGRIGQIKAEISSTDSDWDREKLQERLAKLAGGVCVIRVGAATEVELKEKKHRLEDAISATRAAVEEGIVSGGGSALVHAVKVLADNLGKTGDEATGVAVVRRAAVEPLRWIAENAGLEGYVITSKVADLDKGHGFNAATGEYGDLVKAGVIDPVKVTRSALENAASIASLLLTTETLVVEKKEEEPAEAAHGGHGHSH, encoded by the coding sequence ATGGCCAAGATTCTGAAGTTCGATGAGGACGCCCGTCGCGCCCTGGAGCGTGGCGTCAACAAACTCGCCGACACCGTGAAGGTGACCATCGGCCCCAAGGGCCGCAATGTCGTCATCGACAAGAAGTTCGGCGCCCCGACCATCACCAACGACGGTGTCACCATCGCCCGTGAGGTCGAGCTGGACGACCCGTACGAGAACCTGGGTGCCCAGCTCGTCAAGGAGGTGGCGACCAAGACCAACGACATCGCGGGTGACGGCACCACCACCGCGACCGTCCTGGCGCAGGCGCTGGTCCGCGAGGGCCTGCGCAACGTCGCCGCCGGCGCCTCCCCCGCCGCCCTGAAGAAGGGCATCGACGCGGCCGTCAAGGCCGTCTCCGAAGAGCTGCTCTCCTCCGCCCGCGCGATCGAGGGCAAGGAGGACATCGCCGCGGTCGCCGCGCTGTCCGCCCAGGACAAGCAGGTCGGCGAGCTGATCGCCGAGGCGATGGACAAGGTCGGCAAGGACGGTGTCATCACCGTCGAAGAGTCCAACACCATGGGCCTCGACCTGGACTTCACCGAAGGTATGGCGTTCGACAAGGGCTACCTGTCGCCGTACTTCGTCACCGACCAGGAGCGGATGGAGGCCGTCCTCGACGACCCGTACATCCTGGTCCACCAGGGCAAGATCTCCTCGATCCAGGACCTGCTGCCGCTGCTGGAGAAGATCATCCAGGCCGGTGGTTCCAAGCCGCTGCTGATCATCGCCGAGGACGTCGAGGGCGAGGCGCTCTCCACCCTGGTCGTCAACAAGATCCGCGGCACGTTCAACGCGGTCGCGGTCAAGGCGCCCGGCTTCGGTGACCGCCGCAAGGCCATGCTCGGCGACATCGCCACCCTCACCGGCGCGACCGTCATCGCCGAGGAGGTCGGCCTCAAGCTCGACCAGGCCGGGCTCGACCTGCTGGGCACCGCCCGCCGGGTCACCGTCACCAAGGACGACACCACGATCGTCGACGGTGCCGGCGACAAGGCCGAGATCGAGGGCCGGATCGGCCAGATCAAGGCGGAGATCTCCTCCACCGACTCCGACTGGGACCGCGAGAAGCTCCAGGAGCGCCTCGCCAAGCTGGCCGGCGGCGTGTGCGTGATCCGGGTCGGCGCGGCCACCGAGGTCGAGCTCAAGGAGAAGAAGCACCGCCTGGAGGACGCGATCTCCGCGACCCGCGCGGCCGTCGAGGAGGGCATCGTCTCCGGCGGTGGCTCCGCCCTGGTGCACGCGGTCAAGGTGCTCGCCGACAACCTCGGCAAGACCGGTGACGAGGCCACCGGTGTCGCGGTGGTCCGCCGCGCCGCCGTCGAGCCGCTGCGCTGGATCGCCGAGAACGCCGGCCTTGAGGGTTACGTCATCACCTCCAAGGTCGCCGACCTCGACAAGGGCCACGGCTTCAACGCCGCCACCGGCGAGTACGGCGACCTGGTCAAGGCCGGCGTGATCGACCCGGTCAAGGTCACCCGCTCCGCCCTGGAGAACGCGGCCTCCATCGCGTCCCTCCTGCTCACCACCGAGACCCTCGTGGTCGAGAAGAAGGAAGAGGAGCCCGCGGAAGCCGCCCACGGCGGCCACGGCCACTCCCACTGA
- a CDS encoding SDR family NAD(P)-dependent oxidoreductase — protein MTTSLITGATSGIGAAFARRLAADSHRLVLVARDEDRLARTAAELRARYNASVEVLPADLAEDHGIAAVEARLSDPARPVQVLVNSAGFGNRGVFLDVPVAEEVRMLKVHCEAVLRLTAAAVPAMRDRRHGFVINVASIAAFMPRGTYGASKAWVVRFTEGIAHELQGSGIRFLVLCPGLTRTEFHDRAGMDASRLPSWAWLNPNKVVAIALRDLARGRTLSVPDPRYKLAAALARHTPTPLFSAVSTRTTRTYDPKP, from the coding sequence ATGACGACTTCACTGATCACCGGTGCGACGTCCGGCATCGGCGCGGCCTTCGCGCGCCGTCTCGCCGCCGACAGCCACCGCCTGGTGCTGGTCGCCCGCGACGAGGACCGGCTGGCCCGTACCGCCGCGGAACTCCGCGCCCGCTACAACGCATCGGTCGAGGTACTGCCCGCCGACCTCGCCGAGGACCACGGCATCGCCGCCGTCGAGGCCCGGCTGTCGGATCCGGCCCGGCCGGTGCAGGTCCTGGTCAACAGCGCCGGCTTCGGCAACCGCGGGGTCTTCCTCGATGTGCCGGTGGCCGAGGAGGTCCGCATGCTCAAGGTCCACTGTGAGGCGGTGCTCCGGCTCACCGCCGCGGCGGTACCGGCGATGCGCGACCGGCGCCACGGCTTCGTCATCAACGTGGCCTCGATCGCGGCCTTCATGCCGCGCGGCACCTACGGCGCGAGCAAGGCGTGGGTGGTCCGCTTCACCGAGGGCATCGCCCACGAACTCCAGGGCTCCGGCATCCGCTTCCTCGTCCTGTGCCCCGGCCTCACCCGTACCGAGTTCCACGACCGTGCGGGCATGGACGCCTCCCGGCTGCCCTCCTGGGCCTGGCTCAATCCCAACAAGGTCGTCGCCATCGCCCTGCGCGACCTGGCCCGCGGCCGCACCCTCAGCGTCCCCGACCCCCGCTACAAACTCGCCGCGGCCCTCGCCCGCCACACCCCCACCCCCCTCTTCTCCGCCGTCTCCACCCGCACCACCCGCACCTACGACCCCAAACCCTGA
- a CDS encoding MOSC domain-containing protein, translating to MHVLSVNVGRPRPNPWKRVALTGIDKRPVGGPVEVTVPGPKGDGSVGLAGDHAYDVKHHGGADQAVYAYAREDLDAWESELGRTLAGGSFGENLTTTGIDVNSALIGERWRVGSTLLEVSCPRVPCATFAGWLDEGGWLGRFTRAAVPGAYLRVLEPGRITAGDPIEVVSRPGHEVTVAVSFRAITTEPGLLPLLVDLAAFPAAERAAIRDRLTR from the coding sequence ATGCATGTCCTCAGCGTCAACGTCGGGCGGCCGCGGCCCAACCCGTGGAAGCGGGTGGCGCTCACCGGCATCGACAAGCGGCCGGTGGGCGGGCCGGTCGAGGTGACCGTGCCGGGGCCGAAGGGGGACGGCTCGGTCGGGCTCGCCGGTGACCACGCGTACGACGTCAAGCACCACGGCGGCGCCGACCAGGCGGTCTACGCCTACGCCCGGGAGGATCTCGACGCTTGGGAGAGCGAGTTGGGCCGCACGCTGGCCGGCGGCAGTTTCGGGGAGAACCTCACCACCACCGGGATCGACGTCAACTCCGCGCTGATCGGGGAGCGTTGGCGGGTCGGCAGCACGCTGCTCGAAGTGTCCTGCCCACGGGTGCCGTGTGCGACCTTCGCCGGCTGGCTGGACGAGGGCGGGTGGCTCGGGCGGTTCACCCGGGCGGCGGTCCCCGGCGCGTATCTGCGGGTCCTCGAACCGGGCCGGATCACCGCGGGTGACCCGATCGAGGTGGTCTCCCGGCCCGGGCACGAGGTGACCGTCGCCGTCTCCTTCCGGGCGATCACCACCGAACCCGGCCTGCTCCCGCTGCTGGTGGACCTCGCCGCCTTCCCGGCGGCCGAACGCGCCGCGATCCGCGACCGCCTCACCCGCTGA
- a CDS encoding GNAT family N-acetyltransferase: MDTEAVRALFDAQLRRDAPPDPGSRVERFGGVLRQTGDGVNDWTGVLWSALDESTADAAIAEQVRWLAGPQGAGREFEWKLYAHDRPADLGRRLLAAGFTPEPAETLMVAEVAALPLDVSQPEGVRLEPVTDAAGLALMARTHGTAFDDDPARLHARLLDQLTRSPATFCGVVAMAGDTPVCSARMEFHPGTDFASLWGGGTVPEWRGRGIYRALVAHRARIAAAKGIRYLQVDASDDSRPILRRLGFVPLSVTTPYLRQG, from the coding sequence ATGGACACCGAAGCCGTACGCGCCCTGTTCGACGCCCAGCTGCGGCGGGACGCCCCGCCGGATCCCGGCTCCCGGGTGGAGCGGTTCGGCGGGGTGCTGCGGCAGACCGGTGACGGGGTGAACGACTGGACCGGTGTGCTCTGGTCCGCGCTGGACGAGAGCACCGCCGACGCGGCCATCGCGGAGCAGGTCCGCTGGCTGGCCGGGCCGCAGGGCGCGGGCCGGGAGTTCGAGTGGAAGCTGTACGCGCACGACCGCCCGGCGGACCTGGGGCGGCGGCTGCTCGCCGCCGGTTTCACCCCGGAGCCGGCGGAGACGCTGATGGTCGCGGAGGTCGCCGCGCTGCCCCTGGACGTATCCCAGCCGGAAGGCGTACGGCTGGAGCCGGTGACCGACGCGGCGGGCCTCGCCCTCATGGCCCGCACCCACGGGACGGCCTTCGACGACGACCCGGCCCGCCTGCACGCCCGGCTGCTCGACCAGCTCACCCGCAGCCCGGCCACCTTCTGCGGGGTGGTCGCGATGGCCGGTGACACCCCGGTCTGCTCGGCCCGGATGGAGTTCCACCCGGGCACCGACTTCGCGAGCCTGTGGGGCGGCGGCACCGTACCGGAGTGGCGGGGCCGCGGGATCTACCGGGCGCTGGTCGCCCACCGTGCCCGGATCGCCGCCGCGAAGGGCATCCGCTACCTCCAGGTGGACGCCTCCGACGACAGCCGCCCGATCCTCCGGCGGCTGGGCTTCGTACCGCTCAGCGTCACCACGCCGTACCTGCGACAGGGGTGA
- a CDS encoding aminotransferase class V-fold PLP-dependent enzyme produces MTATDGTNSSTEAGPAAPLTSTDAAAGGGTGVGGGIGAGADAGDVSTTVTRPGRVIGAVARPPGPGGVTDAAPGRVGEFEAVVRGEYGGIAAGYLDTAAFGLAPARTVAAMRGALDAWASGRPDVDGYEAAVAASRTAYARITGVAPDRVALAGTVAQAVGLIAAGLPEAAQVVVAADDFSSLVHPFAGRPGLDLRIVPLDEVAAAVGPGTALVAVSAAQSLDGRVADLPAIRAATTAHGARLLIDGTQSVGWLPLAPEGYDYLVCHAYKWLVSPHGACFLTVREGLEPTLSPASAGWYAAADPWNSCYGPIEELAPGARRFDARPPYLSYVGAAASLALVEELGVAAVRAHDLALADRLRSGLTALGHAPVPGDSAIVAVPGMPGSAAARLNRACPVRPRPG; encoded by the coding sequence ATGACAGCGACGGACGGCACGAACAGTTCCACCGAAGCGGGGCCTGCGGCGCCCCTGACCAGCACGGATGCAGCCGCGGGCGGCGGGACCGGTGTGGGCGGCGGGATCGGGGCGGGCGCCGACGCGGGTGACGTGAGCACGACGGTTACCCGTCCGGGCAGGGTGATCGGTGCGGTTGCCCGACCGCCGGGCCCGGGCGGGGTGACCGACGCCGCCCCCGGCCGGGTGGGGGAATTCGAGGCGGTGGTCAGGGGGGAGTACGGCGGGATCGCGGCCGGGTATCTGGACACCGCCGCGTTCGGGCTGGCCCCGGCCCGTACCGTCGCCGCGATGCGGGGCGCGCTCGACGCGTGGGCGAGCGGGCGGCCGGACGTGGACGGGTACGAGGCGGCGGTCGCGGCGAGCCGGACGGCGTACGCGCGGATCACCGGGGTCGCACCGGACCGGGTCGCACTGGCCGGCACGGTGGCGCAGGCCGTCGGGCTGATCGCCGCGGGGCTCCCCGAGGCCGCACAGGTGGTGGTCGCCGCGGACGACTTCAGCTCGCTGGTCCATCCGTTCGCCGGCCGCCCCGGCCTCGACCTGCGGATCGTCCCGCTGGACGAGGTCGCCGCCGCGGTCGGCCCCGGGACCGCGCTCGTCGCGGTGAGCGCCGCGCAGTCCCTGGACGGCCGGGTCGCCGACCTGCCCGCGATCCGGGCGGCCACCACCGCGCACGGCGCCCGGCTGCTGATCGACGGCACCCAGTCCGTGGGGTGGCTGCCACTCGCCCCCGAGGGGTACGACTACCTGGTCTGCCACGCCTACAAGTGGCTGGTCAGCCCGCACGGCGCGTGCTTCCTCACCGTCCGCGAGGGCCTGGAGCCCACCCTCTCCCCCGCCTCCGCCGGCTGGTACGCCGCCGCCGACCCCTGGAACTCCTGCTACGGCCCGATCGAAGAACTCGCCCCGGGCGCCCGCCGGTTCGACGCCCGGCCGCCGTACCTGTCGTACGTCGGCGCGGCCGCGTCCCTCGCGCTGGTGGAGGAGCTGGGCGTGGCCGCCGTACGCGCCCACGACCTGGCCCTCGCGGACCGCCTGCGGTCCGGCCTCACCGCGCTGGGCCACGCCCCCGTGCCGGGCGACTCGGCGATCGTCGCGGTCCCGGGCATGCCCGGTTCGGCCGCGGCCCGGCTGAACCGGGCATGCCCGGTTCGGCCGCGGCCCGGCTGA